A window of Halichoerus grypus chromosome 12, mHalGry1.hap1.1, whole genome shotgun sequence contains these coding sequences:
- the REPIN1 gene encoding DNA-binding protein REPIN1 isoform X6, translated as MLERRCKGPPAMGPAQPKVSGPSQKLPQTLEKEPHGLRLQGTSVAQSGSQAPSRAHRCAHCRRHFPGWVALWLHTRRCQARLPLPCPECGRRFRHPPFLALHCQVHAAATPDLGFACHLCRQTFRGWVALVLHLRAHSAAKRPIACPECERRFWRRKQLRAHVRRCHPPAPEARPFICGNCGRSFAQWDQLVAHKRVHVAEALEEAAAKALGPRPRGRPAVTAPRPGGDAVDRPFQCACCGKRFRHKPNLIAHRRVHTGERPHQCPECGKRFTNKPYLTSHRRIHTGEKPYPCTECGRRFRHKPNLLSHSKIHKRSEGSAQAGPGSGSPQLPAGALEASSEPPAEAPLKPARERPPEPPQEAPGAPPPEPAAAPPSLFSCEDCGRSFRLERFLRAHQRQHTGERPFACAECGKNFGKKTHLVAHSRVHSGERPFACEECGRRFSQGSHLAAHRRDHAPERPFVCPDCGKAFRHKPYLAAHRRIHTGEKPYVCPDCGKAFSQKSNLVSHRRIHTGERPYACPDCDRSFSQKSNLITHRKSHIRDGAFCCAICGQTFDDEEKLLAHQKKHDV; from the coding sequence ATGCTGGAACGTCGCTGCAAGGGTCCCCCGGCCATGGGCCCGGCCCAGCCCAAGGTCTCTGGGCCCTCCCAGAAGTTGCCCCAGACCCTGGAGAAGGAGCCCCACGGGCTGAGGTTACAAGGCACTTCCGTGGCCCAGTCGGGCAGCCAAGCCCCCAGTAGGGCCCATCGCTGTGCCCACTGTCGAAGGCACTTCCCGGGCTGGGTGGCCCTGTGGCTTCACACCCGGCGCTGCCAGGCCCGgctgcccctgccctgtcctgaATGCGGCCGTCGCTTCCGACACCCCCCCTTCTTGGCACTGCACTGCCAGGTCCATGCCGCTGCCACCCCGGATCTGGGCTTCGCCTGCCACCTCTGCAGGCAGACCTTCCGAGGCTGGGTGGCCCTGGTTCTGCATCTACGGGCCCACTCGGCCGCAAAGCGGCCCATCGCCTGTCCTGAATGTGAGAGACGCTTCTGGCGACGAAAGCAGCTTCGAGCTCACGTGCGGAGGTGCCACCCCCCGGCCCCAGAGGCCCGGCCCTTTATATGTGGCAACTGTGGCCGGAGCTTTGCCCAGTGGGACCAGCTAGTCGCTCACAAGCGGGTTCACGTAGCCGAggccctggaggaggcagcagccAAGGCTCTCGGGCCCCGGCCTAGGGGCCGCCCGGCTGTGACCGCCCCCCGGCCCGGTGGAGACGCGGTCGACCGCCCATTCCAGTGTGCCTGCTGCGGCAAGCGCTTTCGGCACAAGCCCAACTTGATCGCCCACCGCCGTGTGCACACGGGCGAGCGGCCCCACCAGTGCCCCGAATGCGGGAAGCGCTTCACCAATAAGCCCTACCTGACCTCACACCGGCGCATCCACACCGGCGAGAAGCCCTACCCGTGCACGGAGTGCGGGCGCCGCTTCCGCCACAAACCCAACCTGCTGTCCCACAGCAAGATCCACAAGCGGTCCGAAGGGTCTGCACAGGCCGGCCCCGGCTCGGGGAGCCCCCAGCTTCCGGCCGGCGCCCTGGAGGCCTCGTCCGAGCCCCCCGCCGAGGCCCCGCTGAAACCTGCCCGGGAGCGGCCGCCCGAGCCTCCGCAGGAGGCCCCGGGAGCGCCCCCGCCCGAGCCGGCGGCCGCGCCCCCCTCGCTCTTCAGCTGCGAGGACTGCGGCCGGAGCTTCCGGCTGGAGCGCTTCCTGCGGGCCCACCAGCGGCAGCACACCGGGGAGCGGCCCTTCGCCTGCGCCGAGTGCGGGAAGAACTTCGGCAAGAAGACCCACCTGGTGGCGCACTCCCGCGTGCACTCGGGCGAGCGGCCCTTCGCCTGCGAGGAGTGCGGGCGCCGCTTCTCCCAGGGCAGCCACCTGGCGGCGCACCGGCGCGACCACGCCCCCGAGCGGCCCTTCGTGTGCCCGGACTGCGGCAAGGCCTTCCGCCACAAGCCCTACCTGGCGGCCCACCGGCGCATCCACACCGGCGAGAAGCCCTACGTGTGCCCAGACTGCGGCAAAGCCTTCAGCCAGAAGTCCAACCTGGTGTCCCATCGGCGCATCCACACGGGCGAGCGCCCCTATGCCTGCCCCGACTGCGACCGGAGCTTCAGCCAGAAGTCCAACCTCATCACCCACCGGAAGAGCCACATCCGGGACGGCGCCTTCTGCTGCGCCATCTGTGGCCAGACCTTCGACGACGAGGAGAAGCTCCTGGCCCATCAGAAGAAGCATGACGTCTGA